In Nostoc sp. CENA543, a single genomic region encodes these proteins:
- a CDS encoding PleD family two-component system response regulator codes for MNLTLVGTILIVEDSPSELELMSHYLQESGYNVIKSASAKEAIEKASLYQPDVIVSDVVMPEMSGFELCRSLKKNPVTAKVPIIICSSKNQPIDRLWAMRQGANAYITKPYTREHLLRTIKSVVN; via the coding sequence GTGAACTTGACTTTAGTAGGGACAATTTTAATTGTGGAAGATTCGCCTAGTGAATTAGAACTGATGAGCCATTATCTTCAAGAGAGTGGTTATAACGTGATTAAATCTGCTAGTGCAAAAGAGGCTATAGAAAAGGCTTCATTATATCAGCCAGATGTCATTGTTAGTGATGTAGTTATGCCCGAAATGAGTGGTTTTGAATTATGTCGCTCTTTAAAGAAAAATCCTGTAACAGCGAAAGTGCCTATAATTATTTGCAGTTCTAAAAATCAACCAATTGATCGTTTATGGGCGATGAGACAAGGTGCTAATGCCTATATAACTAAACCATATACTCGTGAACATCTGCTGCGTACTATTAAATCAGTTGTGAATTAA
- a CDS encoding phosphorylase, whose amino-acid sequence MLTVLVPQGAEYGAVCRGLKRVTGDQPIVKFIPVGVQAVGEYLQQWSQTKDFENQVKAGILVVGLCGSLTQQYKVGDVVLYQNCLYQQQTLECSHIVNLHIQSIVNSQQSIVNIVKSLTSDRVICSATEKRYLGETMGVDVVDMEGFAVLDFFHHIGVEVAILRVVSDDCNYDIPDISTAINSDGSLNPLSLAWKFIRQPIAANRLIRGSLQGLKVLEQTMQLLFSPK is encoded by the coding sequence ATGCTAACGGTTTTAGTTCCGCAGGGTGCAGAATATGGGGCGGTTTGTCGCGGTTTAAAGCGCGTGACTGGTGATCAGCCAATTGTTAAATTTATACCAGTAGGTGTTCAGGCTGTCGGAGAATATTTACAACAATGGTCACAAACCAAAGACTTTGAAAATCAAGTCAAAGCCGGAATATTAGTTGTCGGTTTATGTGGTAGTTTAACTCAACAGTACAAAGTCGGGGATGTTGTGCTGTATCAAAATTGTCTTTATCAACAACAAACACTGGAATGTAGTCATATAGTTAATTTACATATCCAGTCAATAGTCAATAGTCAACAGTCAATAGTCAATATAGTTAAATCATTAACAAGCGATCGCGTGATTTGTTCTGCTACCGAAAAACGCTATCTTGGGGAAACAATGGGGGTTGATGTGGTGGATATGGAAGGCTTCGCTGTTCTGGATTTTTTTCATCACATTGGTGTAGAAGTGGCAATCTTAAGAGTAGTGAGCGATGATTGCAATTATGATATCCCCGACATCTCAACAGCAATCAATTCTGATGGTTCTTTAAATCCTTTATCTCTAGCATGGAAATTTATTCGTCAACCCATAGCAGCAAATCGCCTCATTCGAGGTTCTTTGCAAGGATTAAAGGTGCTGGAACAAACCATGCAATTACTGTTTTCTCCCAAATAA
- a CDS encoding alpha/beta fold hydrolase, with the protein MSFPIGTIVILATTLYQAIACSIENRQPPPGQLIDVGGYRLHYYTAGKSSPTVVLEHSLGGIEGYLLVQEIAKLSRVFIYDRAGYGWSDHSPHPRTSRQIVTELDSLLTQAGIEPPYILVGNSFGSYNVRLYAHYFPEKVIGIVLTDGLHETGMLKMSIYLQALKLFFVSGFFMSILGSILGIIRLLKLIGTFEIIKPELTKFPQADLNPIKRSFCRPKHWITMSRELLSLDNSSRQLQLTTQLKALPIVSIQAYTFFQTSLWTLLLPIKSANQLREQMHKRINNLSTDFIQIDAHKSSHFVWIDQPELILNAIRIILEKVNSSNS; encoded by the coding sequence ATGTCATTCCCTATTGGAACTATCGTAATATTAGCTACAACGTTGTATCAGGCGATCGCTTGCTCAATAGAAAATCGACAACCGCCGCCAGGACAATTAATTGATGTGGGTGGATATCGCTTACACTACTACACTGCGGGCAAGTCTAGCCCCACCGTGGTCTTAGAACATAGTTTAGGCGGAATTGAAGGTTATTTGCTTGTGCAAGAAATAGCCAAGCTATCACGAGTTTTTATATATGATCGTGCTGGGTATGGTTGGAGTGATCATAGTCCGCATCCACGCACCAGTCGGCAAATTGTTACAGAATTAGATTCTCTTCTCACACAAGCAGGAATTGAGCCACCTTATATTCTTGTAGGTAATTCCTTTGGTAGTTATAACGTCCGGTTATATGCCCATTATTTTCCCGAAAAAGTAATCGGGATCGTACTTACTGATGGACTCCATGAAACAGGAATGCTAAAAATGTCCATCTATTTACAAGCTTTGAAACTATTTTTTGTTTCTGGTTTCTTTATGTCAATTTTAGGTTCAATATTGGGCATTATCAGATTACTCAAATTGATTGGTACTTTTGAGATTATTAAGCCAGAATTAACTAAATTTCCTCAAGCAGATCTAAACCCAATTAAGCGTTCTTTCTGCCGCCCTAAACACTGGATTACCATGAGTCGAGAACTCTTAAGTCTGGATAATAGCAGTCGCCAACTTCAGTTAACTACTCAGTTAAAAGCCTTACCTATAGTTAGTATTCAAGCCTATACTTTTTTTCAAACCTCCCTTTGGACTCTGCTTTTACCGATAAAATCAGCTAATCAGTTACGAGAACAAATGCACAAGAGAATAAACAATTTATCCACAGATTTTATACAAATTGATGCTCATAAAAGTAGTCATTTTGTTTGGATTGATCAGCCTGAGTTAATCTTAAATGCTATTAGGATTATTTTAGAAAAGGTTAATTCTAGTAATTCGTAA
- the hpnH gene encoding adenosyl-hopene transferase HpnH, with protein sequence MAINLQQAIDIGKYLVTQRLLGRKKFPLVLMLEPLFRCNLACSGCGKIQHPTEILKQNLTPEQCFAAVEECGAPVVSIPGGEPLLHPQIDEIVKGLVERKKYVYLCTNGLLLEKSLDKFQPSQYLTFSVHLDGLREWHDQCVDRKGVFDIAVKAIKAAKARGFRVTTNTTIFEGCDPKQMQEFFDFLETLNTDGMMISPGYSYEWAPDQDHFLKREQTRALFREILAPYKSGQKNWNFNHNPLFLDFLIGEKDYECTPWGSPSYSVLGWQKPCYLLNEGYYSTFKELLESTDWSKYGRASGNPKCADCMVHCGYEPTAAMDAMQPQNIARSLGTVFGK encoded by the coding sequence ATGGCGATTAATCTACAACAAGCTATAGACATTGGTAAGTATCTAGTAACTCAACGCCTTCTAGGACGGAAAAAGTTTCCTTTGGTATTAATGCTAGAACCACTGTTTCGCTGTAATTTGGCGTGTTCTGGTTGCGGTAAAATTCAACATCCTACAGAAATACTCAAGCAAAACTTGACTCCAGAACAGTGCTTTGCTGCCGTGGAAGAATGCGGCGCACCAGTAGTATCTATCCCTGGTGGCGAACCCCTGCTACACCCACAAATTGACGAAATTGTCAAGGGTTTAGTAGAACGCAAAAAGTATGTTTATTTATGTACCAACGGCTTGTTATTAGAAAAAAGCCTCGATAAGTTTCAGCCTTCTCAATATTTAACTTTCAGCGTCCATTTAGATGGATTGAGAGAATGGCATGATCAATGTGTAGACCGTAAAGGCGTATTTGATATTGCCGTTAAAGCCATCAAAGCCGCTAAAGCCAGAGGATTTCGCGTCACCACCAACACCACAATTTTTGAAGGTTGTGACCCCAAACAAATGCAGGAGTTTTTTGATTTCCTAGAAACCCTCAATACTGATGGGATGATGATTTCTCCTGGTTACAGCTACGAATGGGCCCCAGATCAAGACCATTTCCTCAAACGCGAACAAACCCGCGCCTTATTTAGAGAAATTCTCGCGCCTTATAAATCTGGTCAGAAAAACTGGAATTTCAACCACAACCCCCTATTCCTAGATTTTCTCATCGGTGAAAAAGATTACGAATGCACACCTTGGGGAAGTCCTAGTTACAGCGTTTTAGGTTGGCAAAAGCCTTGTTATTTATTAAATGAAGGATATTACAGCACCTTCAAAGAATTACTCGAATCAACCGACTGGAGTAAATATGGCCGCGCCAGTGGTAATCCTAAATGTGCTGATTGTATGGTTCACTGTGGCTATGAACCAACAGCCGCAATGGATGCTATGCAGCCACAAAACATCGCCCGTTCTCTAGGGACAGTATTTGGGAAGTAG
- a CDS encoding chemotaxis protein CheW, with product MNNNHKSILTINNHQNKVGDTYLKFQLNQQSAAILSMNFTQEAVVLPVDAITPMPNMPACILGLMNWRSRIIWTIDLPRMLNLESLDNRWRQYNIIVIKVESLILGLVVQEIKGIAKFMPDEIRSPIGQVASSLVPYLQGCIAQPEEVFLVLDAKAIIKSSVLYSN from the coding sequence ATGAATAATAATCATAAATCTATTTTGACCATAAATAATCATCAAAATAAAGTCGGAGATACTTATCTCAAGTTTCAGCTAAATCAACAATCTGCTGCTATTTTATCCATGAATTTCACACAAGAGGCAGTGGTTTTACCTGTGGATGCGATTACTCCTATGCCTAATATGCCTGCCTGTATTTTAGGTTTAATGAATTGGCGTAGCCGCATTATATGGACGATTGATTTACCAAGAATGCTAAATTTAGAATCCTTAGACAATAGATGGCGGCAATACAATATTATTGTGATTAAAGTGGAATCCCTAATTTTAGGGTTAGTAGTGCAGGAAATCAAAGGTATAGCTAAATTTATGCCTGATGAAATTCGTTCTCCTATAGGACAAGTGGCATCTAGTTTAGTACCATATTTGCAAGGTTGTATTGCCCAACCAGAAGAAGTGTTTTTAGTGTTAGATGCAAAAGCGATTATAAAATCATCAGTTCTATATAGTAATTAG
- a CDS encoding ribonuclease Z: protein MQITFLGTSSGVPTKSRNVSSVALRLPQRAEFWLFDCGEGTQHQLLRSELKTSQISRIFVTHMHGDHIFGLTGLLASCGLAGNVERVDIYGPPGLNDYLQAASRYSHTHFSYPIKVHTVRPGVIYEDEEFTVTCGLLHHRITAFGYRVAEKDRAGRFDVEKAKSLQIPPGRIYGQLKRGETVTLEDGRVIHGTELCGPTEIGRKIAYCTDTIYCDGAVELAQDADVLIHEATFAHQDADMAFQRLHSTTTMAAQTALTAGVRKLIMTHFSPRYAPGNVVELKDLLKEARAIFPKTEMAYDFMTYDVPRRRELALNN, encoded by the coding sequence GTGCAGATCACATTTTTGGGGACAAGTTCCGGTGTACCTACAAAATCACGTAATGTTTCTAGTGTCGCCCTCAGATTACCGCAGAGGGCAGAATTTTGGCTATTCGACTGTGGTGAAGGTACTCAACACCAACTTTTGCGGAGTGAACTGAAAACTAGCCAAATCTCTCGCATTTTTGTCACCCATATGCACGGCGACCACATTTTTGGGTTGACGGGACTTTTGGCTAGTTGCGGTTTGGCGGGAAATGTGGAAAGAGTTGATATATACGGGCCACCCGGACTAAATGACTATCTCCAAGCAGCTTCTCGTTACTCCCATACACATTTTTCCTACCCGATTAAAGTTCATACTGTCCGTCCTGGTGTCATCTATGAAGATGAAGAATTTACTGTGACTTGTGGTCTTTTACATCACCGGATCACAGCTTTTGGCTATCGGGTAGCCGAAAAAGACCGCGCCGGACGTTTTGATGTAGAGAAAGCTAAAAGCTTGCAAATCCCCCCAGGAAGAATTTATGGTCAACTCAAACGGGGTGAGACTGTCACCTTAGAAGATGGGCGAGTCATCCACGGTACGGAATTATGTGGCCCTACGGAAATAGGGCGTAAAATTGCTTACTGTACAGATACGATTTATTGTGATGGTGCAGTGGAATTGGCACAGGATGCTGATGTATTAATTCATGAAGCTACTTTTGCTCATCAAGACGCAGATATGGCTTTTCAGAGACTACACTCAACAACCACAATGGCAGCACAAACAGCATTAACTGCGGGTGTGCGTAAATTGATCATGACTCACTTCAGTCCACGCTACGCCCCTGGTAATGTCGTGGAGTTAAAAGATTTACTCAAAGAAGCCCGTGCTATTTTTCCAAAGACAGAAATGGCTTATGATTTCATGACTTATGATGTTCCGAGGCGGCGAGAACTGGCTTTAAATAATTAA
- a CDS encoding efflux RND transporter permease subunit, whose translation MAKLNGSKSARERFNISRLAIEYSWLTVSFWIAVAVAGFLAFSSLKYALFPDITFPVVVVNATAPLQTAIDTEKKLAIPIEEKLSSLKAEGLEDIRSSSYPGQAAVSLSFAVGTNLETSTRNVETALKQLTLPQEANYKIIPLNLNESAAVSYALESSTKNLNDLTKLANDKIIPVIAKLPGVLKVSLLGVPNTASPPNPTNNTAALPQGGATLVRFNGQEALAFQVIKRGDANTLEVVSRVEKEVQKLRTDFKDIKFTLASTQAEYIRHATQSTIDALIEAIVLAIVVIFPFLWNWRATLISALAIPTSLLATMIVMAIFGFNLETITLLALALIIGSVVDDAIIDVENILRHIQEGETPRQAAHSATDEIGLTVVATTATAIAVFLPIGLMGGVVGQFFKPFGITVSAAYIASTLVARTLSPVLSIYWLKPPKTASRRREIDIGVYFTEAYRNLLAWSLNHRTIVIGLAVLSFAGGMAIVPFIPKGFIPKLDRGEFNITYTAPLPKIPDLAALQQLAQQQSRGAVSPNPQSPIPIPNPLNDSLEVAKKLEAVVRKYPDVETVFTTVGSREGEPNKGTLYVKLKEDRKIKTAELQDELRQNLPKLPGVTTSVEDIQFVDTGGQKPLQLALRGNDLQTLNQAAKKLKDRITKLPGFADVTVTGETNDAGQVFNIERLNSQRVAYISANLGQDLSLGDATDKILAEAKTVLPNDVTPDLGGDSARQNEVFGSFATTLILSTLCIIVVLILLFKSWIDPVVIGVSLPLAVVGAMLALLFTKSDFGMISLIGFVFLLGQANKNAILLVDFINQLRQAGLARTEAILKAGPIRLRPIMITTVSTIVGMLPIALGFGAGSELRSPMAVAIAGGLVTSTILSLIVVPVIYAVLDDWFPRFQQVKD comes from the coding sequence ATGGCAAAGCTTAATGGCTCAAAATCTGCACGAGAGCGTTTTAATATTTCGCGATTAGCCATTGAGTATTCATGGCTAACGGTAAGTTTCTGGATAGCGGTGGCTGTAGCTGGGTTTCTGGCGTTCAGTTCTCTCAAGTATGCTTTATTTCCAGATATTACATTCCCAGTAGTAGTAGTAAATGCTACTGCTCCCCTGCAAACGGCTATTGATACTGAAAAAAAGCTGGCCATCCCCATAGAAGAAAAGCTGAGTTCTCTAAAAGCAGAAGGATTAGAGGATATTCGCTCATCTAGTTATCCAGGACAAGCGGCTGTCAGTTTATCTTTTGCTGTAGGAACGAATCTAGAAACATCTACTCGCAATGTCGAAACTGCACTCAAGCAGCTGACTTTACCCCAGGAAGCGAATTATAAAATTATTCCCCTGAATTTAAATGAATCGGCTGCTGTGAGTTATGCTCTGGAAAGCTCCACAAAAAACCTCAATGATTTAACGAAACTGGCAAACGATAAAATTATCCCAGTGATCGCTAAATTACCAGGAGTTTTAAAAGTCTCACTGTTGGGTGTTCCTAACACAGCGTCCCCTCCCAACCCCACCAATAACACGGCGGCTTTACCCCAAGGGGGAGCGACTTTAGTCAGATTTAATGGTCAAGAAGCATTAGCATTTCAAGTCATCAAGCGTGGCGATGCTAACACTTTAGAAGTAGTCAGTCGAGTTGAAAAGGAAGTTCAAAAACTCCGCACAGACTTTAAAGATATTAAATTCACCCTAGCGTCTACCCAAGCGGAATATATCCGCCATGCTACCCAGTCAACTATAGATGCGTTAATAGAAGCGATTGTGTTAGCGATCGTCGTCATTTTCCCATTTTTATGGAATTGGCGCGCCACCTTGATTTCTGCTTTGGCAATTCCTACGTCATTACTGGCGACGATGATTGTTATGGCGATATTTGGCTTTAACTTAGAGACAATTACGCTGTTAGCTTTAGCGTTAATTATCGGTAGCGTTGTAGATGATGCCATCATCGATGTAGAAAACATCCTCCGTCACATCCAAGAAGGTGAAACTCCCCGCCAAGCCGCACACTCAGCCACAGACGAAATCGGGTTAACAGTCGTCGCCACTACCGCCACTGCGATCGCAGTTTTCCTTCCTATTGGTTTAATGGGTGGAGTAGTGGGACAATTTTTCAAGCCCTTCGGGATTACAGTGTCCGCCGCTTACATTGCTTCTACCTTAGTAGCACGGACTTTATCACCAGTTTTATCTATTTACTGGCTAAAACCACCAAAAACAGCTTCTCGACGTAGAGAAATCGACATTGGGGTATATTTTACCGAAGCTTATCGCAATTTACTAGCTTGGTCGTTAAACCATCGCACCATAGTTATCGGTTTAGCCGTACTCAGTTTTGCTGGCGGAATGGCGATCGTTCCTTTCATTCCTAAAGGATTTATCCCCAAATTAGATCGCGGTGAATTTAATATTACCTACACCGCACCCCTGCCGAAAATCCCTGATTTAGCAGCTTTGCAGCAGTTAGCACAGCAACAAAGCAGAGGCGCAGTTTCACCCAATCCCCAATCCCCAATCCCCATACCCAACCCCCTCAACGACTCTCTAGAAGTAGCGAAGAAACTAGAAGCAGTGGTGAGAAAATACCCAGATGTGGAGACAGTATTTACTACCGTCGGTTCACGGGAGGGCGAACCCAATAAGGGAACACTCTATGTCAAACTCAAAGAAGACCGCAAAATAAAAACCGCAGAACTACAAGACGAATTACGGCAAAATCTGCCTAAACTTCCTGGCGTAACTACCAGCGTCGAGGATATTCAATTTGTAGATACCGGCGGACAAAAACCCTTACAGTTAGCACTGCGCGGTAATGATCTCCAGACTTTGAACCAAGCAGCGAAAAAGTTGAAAGACCGAATTACCAAACTCCCCGGATTTGCAGATGTTACAGTGACAGGCGAAACCAATGATGCAGGACAAGTGTTCAACATTGAACGCTTGAACAGCCAACGGGTAGCCTATATTAGTGCCAACTTAGGTCAGGATTTAAGTTTGGGTGATGCAACAGATAAAATTCTGGCGGAAGCCAAAACAGTGTTACCAAATGATGTCACTCCCGACTTAGGGGGAGATTCTGCCCGTCAAAATGAAGTTTTTGGTAGTTTTGCCACGACTTTGATTTTATCGACCTTGTGTATCATCGTTGTGTTGATTTTACTGTTCAAAAGCTGGATAGATCCTGTAGTCATCGGCGTTTCTCTACCTTTAGCTGTGGTGGGAGCGATGCTAGCATTACTGTTTACCAAGAGTGACTTCGGGATGATTTCCCTAATTGGTTTCGTCTTCTTGCTAGGACAGGCGAACAAAAACGCCATTTTGTTAGTAGATTTCATTAATCAGCTACGCCAAGCCGGTTTAGCACGTACAGAAGCCATTTTGAAAGCAGGGCCAATCAGACTGAGACCGATTATGATTACCACTGTTTCTACTATTGTCGGGATGCTACCCATTGCCTTGGGCTTTGGTGCTGGTTCAGAATTGCGATCGCCTATGGCTGTAGCCATTGCTGGTGGTTTGGTCACATCTACCATTCTCAGCTTGATTGTCGTCCCCGTAATCTACGCCGTCTTAGACGATTGGTTTCCTCGATTTCAGCAGGTGAAAGACTAA
- the hpnA gene encoding hopanoid-associated sugar epimerase, whose amino-acid sequence MQVFVTGGTGFIGSHVVRLLLQQGYQVTALVRPNSNLGNLQGLDVEIVKGDLNHPELWQQMLGCKYLFHVAAHYSLWQKDRDLLYRDNVEGTANVLNAAQKAGIERTVYTSSVAAIGVGAAGEIVDETHQSPVEKLVGDYKKSKYLAEQVAVKAVANGQDVVIVNPSSPIGALDIKPTPTGEIILRFLRRQMPAYVNTGLNFIDVRDVAWGHLLALQKGRKGDRYILGHQNLTLKQLLEQLADITNIPAPQHTVPNWLPLTVAWVDEKILAPLGKTPSVPLDGVRMSQQTMYYNPDKAVRELGLPQSPINIALKDAVDWFIASGYVKILVP is encoded by the coding sequence ATGCAAGTATTTGTCACAGGGGGAACTGGTTTTATTGGCTCTCATGTGGTGCGCCTATTGTTACAGCAGGGATACCAAGTCACAGCACTGGTACGCCCGAATAGTAACTTGGGCAATCTGCAAGGGTTAGACGTGGAAATTGTCAAGGGTGATCTTAATCATCCAGAATTATGGCAACAGATGCTTGGTTGCAAGTATCTCTTTCACGTCGCCGCCCATTATTCCCTGTGGCAAAAAGACCGGGATTTACTCTACCGTGACAACGTCGAGGGAACAGCCAATGTGTTAAATGCTGCCCAAAAAGCAGGCATTGAACGCACTGTATATACAAGTTCTGTCGCCGCCATTGGTGTGGGTGCAGCCGGTGAAATTGTTGATGAAACCCACCAAAGCCCCGTAGAAAAATTGGTAGGAGATTACAAAAAATCCAAATACCTTGCTGAACAAGTCGCCGTCAAAGCCGTAGCTAATGGTCAAGATGTCGTCATTGTCAACCCTAGCAGCCCCATTGGAGCATTAGATATCAAACCCACACCCACAGGTGAAATTATCTTGCGGTTTTTGCGGCGACAAATGCCAGCCTACGTCAACACAGGACTCAACTTTATTGATGTGCGCGATGTCGCCTGGGGACATTTATTAGCATTGCAAAAGGGGAGAAAAGGCGATCGCTATATTCTAGGCCATCAAAACCTCACCCTCAAGCAACTACTAGAACAACTCGCAGACATCACAAACATTCCCGCACCCCAACACACAGTCCCCAACTGGCTACCTCTAACCGTCGCTTGGGTTGACGAAAAAATCCTTGCACCTCTGGGCAAAACCCCCTCCGTTCCCCTAGATGGTGTGCGAATGTCACAGCAGACAATGTATTACAATCCTGACAAAGCCGTTAGAGAATTAGGATTACCCCAATCCCCCATCAATATCGCCCTCAAAGACGCTGTAGATTGGTTTATAGCCAGTGGCTACGTCAAAATTTTGGTACCATAA
- a CDS encoding response regulator, which translates to MNTTPISNYRLIQKLHPISLLAQLTSRHATGCLRIFSETAFWTINLEQGKLTYASYSDKLFERLDSHLRRLSQRVPNLNSATRVQMRLMFEPQDESQSLDYADYQAICWLVNQNYITAKQAAILIEELAKEVLESFLGLKEGSYEFYPEQAWEELPKFCYLDLRLLVEHCQKQLRTRQRIPSTPNSAGSPSIATPNNPPKAQPQPENQQPLTQGNIVEPVQSPRLVRRSLYTIACIDDSQTVLNSIKSFLDENVFAVVTINDPVKALMQILRSKPDLILLDVEMPNLDGYELCSLLRRHSAFKNTPIIMVTGRTGFIDRAKAKMVRASGYLTKPFNQSDLLKMVFKHLG; encoded by the coding sequence ATGAACACAACTCCTATAAGTAACTACAGATTAATCCAGAAGCTACATCCTATATCTTTATTAGCACAGCTAACCAGTCGCCATGCTACTGGATGCTTACGTATATTTTCTGAAACAGCTTTTTGGACAATTAATCTAGAGCAAGGTAAACTCACTTATGCTTCATACTCAGATAAACTATTTGAGCGTCTAGATAGTCATTTGCGGAGATTGAGCCAACGAGTTCCTAATCTTAACAGTGCGACGCGAGTGCAGATGCGCTTGATGTTTGAACCCCAAGATGAAAGTCAATCTTTGGACTATGCTGATTACCAAGCGATTTGTTGGTTAGTAAATCAAAATTATATTACCGCTAAACAAGCAGCCATCTTGATAGAAGAATTAGCAAAAGAAGTGCTGGAATCATTTCTAGGATTAAAAGAAGGCAGCTATGAATTTTATCCTGAACAAGCTTGGGAAGAATTACCAAAGTTTTGTTATCTAGATTTACGGTTATTAGTTGAACATTGTCAAAAACAGTTACGCACCCGTCAACGCATTCCATCTACACCCAATAGTGCAGGTAGTCCTTCTATTGCCACTCCCAATAATCCACCAAAGGCTCAACCACAACCAGAGAATCAGCAACCTTTGACGCAAGGAAATATTGTAGAACCAGTGCAGAGTCCTCGATTAGTCAGAAGAAGTTTATATACTATTGCTTGTATAGATGATAGTCAAACAGTCTTGAATTCTATCAAAAGTTTTTTAGATGAAAATGTTTTTGCAGTTGTTACTATTAATGATCCTGTTAAAGCTTTAATGCAAATTCTTCGTAGTAAACCAGACTTAATTCTTTTAGATGTAGAAATGCCTAATTTAGATGGTTATGAATTATGTTCTTTACTGCGGAGACATTCAGCTTTCAAAAATACGCCAATTATTATGGTGACAGGAAGAACAGGATTTATTGACAGAGCAAAAGCCAAAATGGTGAGAGCTTCAGGTTATTTAACCAAGCCATTTAATCAGTCAGATTTATTAAAAATGGTATTTAAGCATTTGGGGTAG